CGGGGTTGCCGTCCGCGTGGACGTGGCCGTGCAGGTAGGAGTCGTAGCCGATGCCGGCGTAGGTGATCGCCGAGGCGGCGACCTGGTTGTACGCGTCCTTGTCCTTGCCGACGTCGGCGAGGACGAGGTCGAGCGCGTGCTTGTCGAAGTACGGCACGTTCTGCTGGATCCCCGGCGTGTACGGGTCGGCGTCGCCGGTCTTCGGGTCGACCGCCTGGTGCGGATCGCCGCCGTCCAGCGTGTCGAAGACGCCGTTCATGTTGTACGCCAGGATGTGTCCGACCGAGTCCCGGATCGACGGCGGCACCACGTCCACGTCGCTGAACGGATGGCTGCCGCCGTGGTGCTCCGGGTCGGTGACCTTCTCGTCGTGGCCGAGTTCCCAGACGATCGACTCGGTCAGCTGCTTGGAGGCGGCGTCCTGGTCGGTCTTGGTGACCGCGTTGTCCAGGACCTCACCCAAGGTGTTCAAGCCGGCCGAGGAGTAGTCCTTGTGGTCGAGGTGCCACATGGTGTCGTGCTGCGCCGGCTGCAGGTCCAGCGGCCAGTCGCGGTCGGTCAGCAGGTAGTCGACCAGCGGCAGCCGCGGCTGGTCGTGGCCGTCGAACAGCTCCTCGTGGGTGAACCACTGCTTGGCCACGTTCGGATCGTCGTTCTTGAAGGCGGTCATCAGGCCGGCGACCGGATCGAAGCCGCCGGGTACGCCGTCGGCGTAGCCGTTGACCCAGTTCATCCGCAGGCCGGCGCCGGCCAGGCTGTGCGTCCACACCTTCGAGCCGCCGTGGTCGCGCTCGAACTGGATCATGTCGTCGCCGACCCAGCCGAGAAAGTCGCCGCCGAACTTCGCGTCCTTGTTGTTGGTCGACAGCAGCGTGCCGAGCGCCTGGTAGCCGTAGATGTTCCAGCGCTCCGGCTGGTCCGGCTGACCCAGCTCGACCTTGCCTCGCGCGGCCTTGGTGAGGTCGCCGACCCAGTCCCAGGAGACCTGATTGCGGCCGCCGGGGTTTCTGGTGGCGGTGGCCAGCACGGCGCCGAGTCCGGACTGGACCGAGCCCATCAGCGCGGCGAGCTGCTTGCGCGAGTCGGTGTCCTGTTCGGTGCCTTCGTCACGCTGGAACGAGGCGACCCGAGCGGTGAGCTGCAGCAGGCCGACGGCGCCGACCTCGTTCAGGAACTTGGTCGCGAAGGCCGGGTCGGTCTGGTTCTTGAGCAGCGCGTTGAGCTGGTCCAGATCGGCCTTGTTCGGCACGTAGTGCGGTCCGTTGATCTTCTTCGCCAGCACGGCCGCCTGGTGTGCGAGGCGTTCCATCTCCTGCTGGTGCCACTCGGCCGGATAGACGGTGAAGACGCCTGGAGTGCTGGGGATCGCGCCGACCGACCGCGCCAGCTTGACGTTGGCGTCGGTCGGGCCGTCCTTGAACATGCCGGCCACCGCGGTCGCGCCGTTGACGATGAAGTTGTTGTACGCCGTGTACCACTTGGTGTCGGCGCCGCTGGTCGCGTTGGCCTTGGCGGTGTTGATCTGGTCGTCCGTCGGCGGCTTGCCGTTGTCGCCTTTCGCGCCGTAATGGCCGTCCGAACCGGCCGCTTTGGTGAGCGCGGCGGAGATCTTGTCGACCTCACTGTTGAAGGACTCGACCTGGTGGGCCCAGTAGTTCAGCGGAACCGCGGCCCAGGCGAGCTTCGAGCTGAGGTCGTGCGCGCTCTTGCGTACCGGCTCAGGCGCCGACCGCAGCTCCGGTGCGGCGATGCCGTCCCAGTTGTCGGTCGCCGGGTTGAAGGCCGCGTCGGTGACGGCCTTCTGGTCGATCGCCTTGCCGGCGTCGGTCACCAGCTTGGTCGCGTGCGTACGGATGTCGCCTGGCTTGGCCGGATGTTTCTGCAGCGGGCCGAGGCCGCCGCCACCGCCATCC
The Fodinicola acaciae DNA segment above includes these coding regions:
- a CDS encoding DUF6571 family protein, with translation MVRPVADGGGGGLGPLQKHPAKPGDIRTHATKLVTDAGKAIDQKAVTDAAFNPATDNWDGIAAPELRSAPEPVRKSAHDLSSKLAWAAVPLNYWAHQVESFNSEVDKISAALTKAAGSDGHYGAKGDNGKPPTDDQINTAKANATSGADTKWYTAYNNFIVNGATAVAGMFKDGPTDANVKLARSVGAIPSTPGVFTVYPAEWHQQEMERLAHQAAVLAKKINGPHYVPNKADLDQLNALLKNQTDPAFATKFLNEVGAVGLLQLTARVASFQRDEGTEQDTDSRKQLAALMGSVQSGLGAVLATATRNPGGRNQVSWDWVGDLTKAARGKVELGQPDQPERWNIYGYQALGTLLSTNNKDAKFGGDFLGWVGDDMIQFERDHGGSKVWTHSLAGAGLRMNWVNGYADGVPGGFDPVAGLMTAFKNDDPNVAKQWFTHEELFDGHDQPRLPLVDYLLTDRDWPLDLQPAQHDTMWHLDHKDYSSAGLNTLGEVLDNAVTKTDQDAASKQLTESIVWELGHDEKVTDPEHHGGSHPFSDVDVVPPSIRDSVGHILAYNMNGVFDTLDGGDPHQAVDPKTGDADPYTPGIQQNVPYFDKHALDLVLADVGKDKDAYNQVAASAITYAGIGYDSYLHGHVHADGNPGVGNVTTGLSHVYGDLDFGAVTAHHKTLGDDDKVHNDQVANTKEVVGLIANKAIGKIPVAGDAVSYAYGKIADEVANSLKHDSTGQANYDAGALQIDSRNSVETAYSAAVYRNASDSQIPDSLIDPHTHHRKPMTEWSAQDWSAWEYQLKDPHGPLQGQGSARSGVGDSYEGAFGHAGDELNKWEAK